From Polynucleobacter sp. JS-JIR-II-b4, a single genomic window includes:
- the pmbA gene encoding metalloprotease PmbA: MFTYTSNQFQEIIDFMLKEAKRRGASDAVAEISEGQGLSVTVRKGEVETIEQSLDKQVGVTVFLGHHRGNASTSDFSKASLKATVDAAYHIAQHTAEDLCAGPAEAELLEKNPLDLDLFHPWNIDAAAAVEIARSAEGAAFSVSKQIQNSDGASVSAHHAHFMMGTSHGFMGGYPFSRHYISCAPIASEGGKKAHMQRDDWYSSSRIPEELADPAAIGTYAAQRALSRLKARSLTTRRCPVIFEAPLAAGLLGGLVQAVSGGALYRRSSFLLDSLGKQVLPKHISLFEDPHLKSMTGSAPFDEEGVKTSARTVVDKGILEGYFLSTYSARKLGMKTTGNAGGSHHLTLQSKKTPKGGLPALLKEMGTGLLVTELMGQGVNYVTGDYSRGAFGYWVENGVIQYPVEEVTIAGNLRDMLMDIQLIGSDTLIRGTKETGSILLGSMTVGGK, translated from the coding sequence ATGTTTACATACACATCCAACCAGTTTCAAGAAATCATCGATTTCATGCTTAAAGAGGCCAAAAGAAGGGGCGCCTCAGATGCCGTAGCGGAGATTTCAGAGGGTCAGGGCCTCTCCGTTACCGTTCGCAAGGGTGAGGTCGAGACTATCGAGCAAAGTCTGGATAAGCAAGTGGGGGTCACCGTATTTTTGGGTCATCACCGCGGTAACGCCAGCACTAGCGATTTCTCTAAAGCATCATTAAAGGCAACAGTAGATGCTGCCTATCACATCGCACAACACACGGCAGAGGATTTATGTGCGGGTCCTGCTGAGGCTGAGCTCTTAGAAAAAAATCCGTTGGATTTAGATTTGTTTCATCCATGGAATATTGATGCAGCTGCTGCCGTAGAAATAGCACGTAGTGCTGAGGGTGCGGCATTTTCAGTGAGCAAACAAATTCAAAATAGTGATGGCGCATCGGTATCCGCGCACCATGCGCATTTCATGATGGGAACGTCACATGGATTTATGGGCGGCTATCCTTTTTCTCGTCACTATATTTCTTGTGCGCCAATCGCTAGCGAAGGTGGCAAGAAGGCTCACATGCAACGTGACGATTGGTACTCTAGCTCCCGTATTCCTGAGGAGTTGGCCGATCCTGCTGCAATCGGAACGTATGCGGCTCAGAGAGCCTTGTCAAGACTCAAGGCTAGATCTTTGACAACTCGACGTTGCCCGGTGATCTTTGAGGCGCCGCTCGCTGCGGGTTTATTGGGGGGCCTGGTACAAGCTGTTTCAGGCGGCGCTTTGTATCGCCGCTCCAGCTTTCTACTCGATAGCCTGGGTAAGCAAGTGTTGCCAAAACATATCAGCTTGTTTGAAGATCCGCATCTAAAGTCAATGACGGGTAGTGCACCATTTGATGAGGAGGGCGTAAAAACTTCTGCTAGAACAGTTGTAGATAAAGGAATACTCGAAGGCTATTTTTTATCGACTTATTCTGCGCGCAAGTTGGGTATGAAAACCACCGGTAATGCTGGTGGATCGCATCACCTGACTTTACAAAGTAAGAAAACGCCTAAGGGTGGCTTACCTGCACTATTGAAAGAAATGGGCACAGGTTTATTGGTGACAGAATTAATGGGGCAGGGTGTCAATTACGTGACGGGTGATTATTCACGAGGCGCATTTGGTTACTGGGTTGAGAATGGAGTTATTCAATACCCTGTTGAAGAGGTTACTATCGCTGGTAATCTACGCGATATGCTGATGGATATTCAGTTAATTGGCAGTGATACCCTCATTCGTGGCACTAAAGAGACGGGATCAATCTTACTGGGCTCAATGACGGTTGGTGGAAAATAA
- the mog gene encoding molybdopterin adenylyltransferase, giving the protein MKHTEALKRNSPNEVKIGLISISDRASKGVYQDEGIPALQTWLIKAMSNPCVFHERLIADESESITETIVELVDELGCDLVLTTGGTGPSRRDVTPEATREAGTREMPGFGEQMRQISLSFVPTAILSRQTAVLREIDSHAALVINLPGQPKAIAETLEGLKDENGKSIVPGIFAAVPYCIDLIGGPYIETDETVIKVFRPKSALKKTGA; this is encoded by the coding sequence ATGAAGCATACAGAAGCCCTGAAACGAAACAGCCCTAACGAGGTCAAAATTGGCCTCATATCCATCTCGGATCGCGCCAGTAAGGGCGTCTATCAGGATGAAGGCATCCCTGCCCTACAAACCTGGCTTATTAAGGCCATGAGCAATCCCTGTGTTTTTCATGAACGGCTCATTGCCGATGAGTCTGAAAGCATCACCGAGACGATTGTTGAACTAGTAGATGAGCTAGGCTGCGATCTAGTGCTCACCACAGGCGGTACTGGCCCCTCTAGAAGAGATGTCACCCCTGAGGCTACCCGTGAAGCCGGCACTCGTGAGATGCCTGGTTTTGGCGAACAAATGCGGCAGATTAGCTTAAGTTTTGTACCGACTGCCATTCTCTCTAGACAGACAGCCGTCCTCAGAGAAATTGATAGTCATGCCGCCCTGGTCATTAACCTGCCCGGACAACCTAAGGCAATTGCAGAAACGCTTGAAGGCCTCAAGGATGAAAACGGTAAATCGATTGTTCCTGGCATCTTTGCAGCAGTGCCTTACTGCATTGATTTAATTGGCGGCCCGTATATCGAAACTGACGAAACCGTCATTAAAGTCTTTAGACCAAAAAGTGCTCTTAAGAAAACCGGGGCTTGA
- the orn gene encoding oligoribonuclease: MSEQTNTTATPASKAAPANEHLIWVDMEMSGLNPETERILEIAIIVTDAHLNTIATAPVWVVHQEDAVLDAMDAWNKGTHGRSGLIDKVKASTLNEATAEAECIAFLKKYIKAGIAPMCGNTIGQDRRFMAKYMPKLEAYFHYRNIDVSTLKELCKRWHPELVKGFTKNQAHTALADIEESIEELKYYREKFIVPLPQ; the protein is encoded by the coding sequence ATGAGCGAGCAAACTAACACTACAGCCACACCAGCATCCAAGGCAGCGCCAGCGAATGAACACCTGATTTGGGTGGATATGGAGATGTCAGGCCTAAACCCGGAAACCGAACGGATTCTGGAAATTGCCATCATCGTGACGGACGCCCACCTCAATACTATTGCCACAGCCCCAGTCTGGGTAGTACATCAGGAGGATGCCGTTTTGGATGCAATGGATGCCTGGAATAAAGGTACGCATGGGCGATCTGGTTTGATCGATAAAGTGAAGGCATCCACTCTAAATGAGGCAACAGCGGAGGCGGAATGCATTGCCTTTTTGAAAAAATATATTAAGGCTGGTATTGCTCCAATGTGTGGCAATACGATTGGGCAAGACAGACGCTTTATGGCGAAGTACATGCCAAAGTTAGAGGCTTACTTTCATTATCGAAATATTGATGTTTCTACTTTGAAAGAGCTCTGTAAACGTTGGCATCCTGAGTTGGTGAAAGGCTTCACAAAGAACCAGGCGCATACAGCATTAGCAGATATAGAAGAGTCTATCGAAGAGCTGAAGTATTACCGCGAGAAGTTTATTGTGCCTTTACCTCAGTGA
- a CDS encoding M48 family metallopeptidase, giving the protein MTFTIVFLIAFIASFGLRHWLSQRQIRYVAQHRNAVPADFAEKVTLAEHQKAADYTIAKLRLGILENGVSAIILIGFTLLGGLQILNLALLQFLGEGIAQQITLLVSIVIISGVIDMPFSWYKQFHLEERFGFNRMGKKLFFTDMIKGMAVGGAIGIPLLWVILTLMSKAGDLWWLWAWAVLTAFSLLMQWIFPTFIAPLFNKFQALEDGPLKTQIEALLKRCDFASQGLFVMDGSKRSAHGNAFFAGMGKAKRIVFFDTLIEKLNPGEVEAVLAHELGHFKCKHIRKRLLVSFALSFAMFALLGWISTKVWFYTDLGVMPSLNGYNGGLALALFMLVSPVFSFFFTPLSSLASRKHEYEADGFAAEKSSAKDLIAALVKLYQDNASTLTPDPIYTAFYSSHPPAPLRIANLQRFSS; this is encoded by the coding sequence ATGACATTCACAATTGTTTTTCTAATTGCCTTTATTGCTAGCTTTGGCTTACGCCATTGGCTCTCCCAACGTCAAATTCGCTATGTGGCACAGCATCGCAATGCCGTCCCCGCAGATTTCGCTGAAAAAGTGACTTTAGCTGAACATCAAAAAGCAGCTGACTACACCATCGCTAAATTACGCCTTGGTATTTTAGAGAATGGGGTCAGCGCTATCATTTTAATTGGCTTCACCCTATTAGGTGGCCTACAGATTCTGAACCTAGCATTACTGCAATTTTTGGGCGAAGGCATTGCTCAACAAATTACCCTGCTGGTTTCCATCGTGATCATTTCTGGCGTGATTGATATGCCTTTCTCTTGGTACAAGCAGTTCCATTTAGAGGAACGCTTTGGCTTTAACCGCATGGGTAAAAAACTATTCTTCACGGATATGATTAAAGGAATGGCAGTAGGCGGCGCCATTGGTATTCCATTACTTTGGGTCATCCTGACCTTAATGTCTAAGGCTGGTGATTTATGGTGGCTTTGGGCATGGGCAGTATTGACAGCATTTAGCTTGCTCATGCAGTGGATCTTCCCCACTTTTATCGCACCCCTCTTCAATAAGTTTCAAGCCTTAGAGGATGGGCCTTTAAAAACACAGATTGAAGCACTACTAAAACGCTGCGACTTTGCGAGCCAGGGCCTATTTGTGATGGATGGCAGTAAACGTAGCGCTCACGGCAATGCATTCTTTGCCGGCATGGGTAAAGCCAAGCGCATCGTATTTTTTGACACCTTGATTGAAAAGCTTAATCCGGGCGAGGTAGAGGCGGTTCTCGCACATGAGCTTGGCCATTTCAAATGCAAACATATTCGTAAACGTCTCTTGGTCTCATTCGCTCTCAGTTTTGCGATGTTTGCTCTATTGGGTTGGATCAGCACCAAAGTCTGGTTCTACACTGACTTAGGCGTGATGCCTAGCCTCAATGGTTATAACGGTGGCCTTGCATTGGCACTCTTTATGCTGGTCTCTCCTGTATTTAGTTTTTTCTTCACACCACTTTCTAGCCTAGCCTCTCGTAAGCATGAGTACGAAGCGGACGGATTTGCTGCCGAGAAATCTTCTGCAAAAGATTTAATCGCGGCACTAGTGAAGTTGTATCAAGATAACGCCTCAACCCTCACGCCTGATCCGATCTATACCGCTTTTTATAGCTCACATCCGCCTGCGCCCTTGCGCATTGCTAACTTACAGCGATTTAGCTCATAA
- the rsgA gene encoding ribosome small subunit-dependent GTPase A, which produces MEQFHALLIASYGRHYLAQRLIADAAGQESPDGPLIQVSTPAKQHIGAVGDRMLLEMTSADQARIIQIEPRENLLYRSDAFKSKLIASNVDQILVVLATQPAFSPDLLGRAVVAAEANQIGLHILLNKCDLKDNLEHARKIIAPYARMGYQVSEVSAKFDPASIDSLQSALQGKVSVFVGQSGMGKSSLLNAWIPNAAALTQEYSVRLDTGKHTTTACRYFELPEAWGRDATGKLGALIDSPGFQEFGLAHMSVSELQHAFREFKDLLGKCRFHNCAHLTEPDCAVREAVDRNEIAPERLALFRQLHSDSKTADVQIQGISQAKERWSALATKPSKR; this is translated from the coding sequence ATGGAGCAATTTCATGCGCTACTCATTGCCTCCTACGGAAGGCATTATTTAGCGCAGCGTTTAATTGCAGATGCTGCTGGTCAAGAATCACCTGATGGCCCATTAATACAAGTCAGCACACCAGCCAAGCAACATATTGGAGCCGTTGGTGACCGAATGTTGCTTGAAATGACTTCAGCTGATCAAGCGCGCATTATCCAAATTGAGCCACGAGAAAATCTCCTCTATCGTTCGGATGCTTTTAAGAGCAAGCTGATTGCATCGAATGTGGATCAAATCTTGGTAGTACTTGCTACTCAACCTGCTTTCTCGCCAGACTTATTGGGAAGAGCGGTAGTAGCTGCAGAGGCCAATCAAATTGGTCTACATATTTTGCTCAACAAATGTGACCTTAAAGATAATCTTGAGCATGCTCGTAAAATCATCGCGCCCTATGCTCGCATGGGTTACCAAGTTAGCGAAGTTTCAGCCAAATTTGATCCAGCCTCAATCGATTCCTTGCAGTCTGCTCTACAGGGCAAGGTCTCTGTCTTTGTAGGCCAATCAGGCATGGGCAAGTCCAGCCTATTAAATGCCTGGATACCGAATGCTGCCGCACTGACCCAAGAATATTCTGTGCGCTTAGATACCGGGAAACACACTACTACTGCATGCCGTTATTTTGAATTGCCTGAGGCTTGGGGCAGAGATGCGACAGGTAAGCTTGGTGCCCTGATTGATTCTCCGGGATTCCAAGAGTTTGGTTTGGCACACATGTCAGTAAGTGAATTGCAACATGCATTTAGAGAATTTAAAGACTTGCTAGGTAAGTGCCGCTTTCATAACTGCGCACATTTGACTGAGCCAGATTGCGCAGTAAGAGAAGCGGTAGATAGAAATGAAATAGCACCAGAAAGACTAGCGCTATTTAGACAGCTCCACTCGGATTCAAAAACAGCTGATGTACAAATTCAGGGAATTAGCCAAGCCAAAGAGCGATGGTCAGCATTAGCAACAAAGCCATCCAAGCGATAA
- a CDS encoding CobD/CbiB family protein, producing the protein MTFFSILFALIAEQYRPVTSSHWIARVCARWLDWVAAEFGGKTEDGASPIGARMACLVAFILPTFLVFIVYVTCMVTYPILGFLWNIVIAYLFFGFRQFSHSFTAVHEAIEAHDLPAARAALGEWYGPELDTSNLSETEVISLALERAIIGSHHHVFGVLFWFMMPMGPAGVVLYRLADIASQRWSERGDFNLSESARHFFYVLDWVPARITAMGFAIVGNFEGAVYGWRYLTQKWSDSLSAVILAAGSGALGVRLGEPMSEPDSDEALRMAEAGEPVIYEVGLEPTERTMRSAVGLVWRLVIAWMALLLMLTIALWLG; encoded by the coding sequence ATGACTTTCTTTTCTATTCTCTTTGCCCTTATTGCTGAGCAATACCGCCCAGTGACTTCAAGCCATTGGATTGCGCGTGTATGTGCTCGCTGGTTAGACTGGGTCGCCGCTGAGTTCGGTGGCAAGACTGAAGACGGTGCAAGCCCTATCGGTGCTCGCATGGCCTGCTTGGTGGCCTTCATACTGCCAACTTTTTTAGTCTTCATTGTGTATGTCACTTGCATGGTGACTTATCCAATCCTAGGCTTTCTTTGGAATATCGTCATCGCTTATTTGTTTTTTGGTTTTCGTCAGTTCAGTCATTCTTTTACTGCCGTGCATGAAGCAATTGAAGCGCATGACTTACCTGCTGCGCGTGCAGCCTTGGGTGAGTGGTATGGCCCTGAATTAGACACTTCCAATCTTTCAGAGACAGAAGTGATTTCTTTGGCGCTGGAGCGAGCCATTATTGGTTCACACCATCATGTGTTTGGCGTGCTGTTCTGGTTCATGATGCCAATGGGCCCAGCAGGTGTTGTGCTTTACCGCTTGGCTGATATTGCTTCTCAACGCTGGTCAGAACGTGGCGACTTTAACCTCAGCGAATCTGCTCGTCATTTCTTCTACGTATTGGATTGGGTCCCTGCGCGTATTACCGCGATGGGCTTTGCTATTGTTGGCAACTTCGAAGGTGCTGTATATGGCTGGCGTTATCTCACGCAAAAGTGGTCAGACTCTTTGTCTGCAGTAATTTTGGCAGCTGGCAGTGGTGCATTGGGCGTACGTCTTGGTGAGCCAATGAGTGAGCCTGATAGTGATGAGGCATTACGTATGGCTGAAGCAGGTGAACCAGTTATTTATGAAGTAGGTCTTGAACCTACCGAACGAACCATGCGCTCTGCAGTCGGATTGGTATGGCGTCTCGTTATCGCTTGGATGGCTTTGTTGCTAATGCTGACCATCGCTCTTTGGCTTGGCTAA
- a CDS encoding CoA pyrophosphatase produces MSKNSTPEDNAINVAAPPGFDAQAIPIHTVCTAEKKVATEFLEPAGLRARLKSPPPWEPEITDENRHVIAADIIAKRQAVGKVTKAAVLIPLLLKEDGLSVLLTQRTNHLRDHAGQISFPGGRMDPEDQSPNDTALRESQEEIGLDPERVEIIGHLPQYLTVSGYSVTPVVGLVQAQAEYVLDEFEVADVFEVPLSFLLDPANHQVRLWQSEQGGRRFYSMPYENRFIWGATAGMLRNLYHLLKV; encoded by the coding sequence ATGTCCAAGAACTCAACACCTGAAGATAATGCAATCAATGTTGCTGCGCCTCCAGGATTTGATGCGCAAGCAATTCCGATTCATACGGTGTGCACAGCTGAAAAAAAGGTAGCAACAGAATTTTTGGAGCCGGCAGGTTTAAGGGCTAGGCTCAAATCACCTCCTCCATGGGAGCCTGAGATTACGGATGAAAATCGTCATGTGATTGCAGCTGACATTATTGCTAAGCGGCAAGCTGTTGGAAAAGTTACTAAAGCTGCAGTGCTCATTCCGCTTCTATTGAAGGAGGATGGCTTGTCAGTATTACTGACGCAAAGAACCAATCATTTACGCGATCATGCGGGGCAAATTAGCTTTCCAGGGGGTCGCATGGATCCCGAAGATCAAAGCCCAAATGACACCGCTTTGCGTGAGAGCCAGGAAGAAATCGGATTAGATCCTGAGCGAGTGGAGATCATTGGTCATTTGCCACAGTATTTAACGGTTTCTGGCTATAGCGTTACGCCAGTAGTAGGATTGGTCCAAGCTCAGGCAGAATATGTCTTAGATGAGTTTGAGGTGGCCGATGTCTTTGAGGTGCCTCTGAGTTTTTTGTTGGATCCCGCTAATCATCAAGTCAGATTGTGGCAAAGTGAGCAGGGTGGACGACGTTTTTATTCAATGCCTTATGAGAACCGCTTTATTTGGGGTGCTACTGCGGGAATGTTGCGTAACCTTTATCATTTATTAAAAGTATGA
- the rplS gene encoding 50S ribosomal protein L19: MNLIEKIEQEEIARLSANKVLPSFAPGDTVVVGVNVVEGARKRTQAFEGVVIAKRNRGLNSSFIVRKISSGEGVERTFQTYSPLIASIEVKRRGDVRRAKLYYLRDRSGKSARIKEKLPARKVAVVTPAA, encoded by the coding sequence ATGAATTTAATTGAAAAAATTGAGCAAGAAGAAATTGCTCGCTTAAGTGCTAACAAGGTTTTGCCAAGCTTTGCTCCTGGCGATACAGTTGTTGTTGGCGTGAACGTTGTTGAAGGTGCGCGTAAGCGTACTCAGGCGTTTGAAGGTGTTGTGATTGCAAAGCGCAATCGCGGACTCAATTCCAGCTTTATCGTTCGTAAGATTTCATCTGGCGAAGGTGTAGAGCGTACATTCCAAACTTACTCACCATTGATCGCTAGCATTGAAGTGAAGCGTCGCGGTGATGTACGTCGTGCCAAGTTGTACTACTTGCGTGATCGTTCAGGTAAGTCTGCACGTATTAAAGAGAAGCTTCCTGCGCGTAAAGTAGCAGTAGTAACTCCAGCCGCATAA
- the trmD gene encoding tRNA (guanosine(37)-N1)-methyltransferase TrmD, with product MRFDVVTLFPEMFSALTQWGITGRACEKSLASVHLWNPRDFCADPRKTVDDRAYGGGPGMVMMAKPLEDTVAGIKASHQAAGLKSGPICLLAPQGECFSQKIATDILNYGNLSFICGRYEAVDQRFVDRNVDLQLSIGDFVLSGGEIPAMAMMDAVIRLIPGALGDGESATQDSFMNGLLDYPHYTRPEIYANLSVPDVLLGGHHAKIADWRRQKSLELTFRLRPDLIESARAKGLLTREDEQFLRSL from the coding sequence ATGCGCTTTGATGTTGTCACCTTGTTCCCTGAAATGTTTTCTGCTTTAACGCAGTGGGGCATTACTGGGCGTGCATGTGAAAAATCTTTGGCCAGCGTCCACCTTTGGAATCCTCGGGACTTTTGCGCAGACCCCCGTAAAACAGTGGATGACCGCGCTTATGGTGGCGGCCCCGGAATGGTGATGATGGCTAAGCCTTTGGAAGACACAGTTGCCGGAATTAAGGCATCCCATCAGGCGGCAGGCCTCAAAAGCGGCCCAATTTGCCTATTGGCACCCCAAGGTGAGTGTTTTTCTCAGAAGATAGCGACAGATATCCTCAATTACGGAAATTTAAGCTTTATTTGCGGTAGATATGAGGCTGTAGACCAGCGTTTTGTCGATCGAAACGTCGATTTACAGCTTTCTATAGGTGATTTTGTGCTTTCTGGGGGTGAAATCCCCGCCATGGCGATGATGGATGCGGTGATTAGATTGATTCCAGGGGCGCTTGGAGATGGCGAATCTGCCACCCAGGATAGCTTTATGAACGGTCTTTTGGACTATCCGCACTACACCCGCCCCGAAATATATGCAAATTTATCCGTCCCGGACGTGCTTTTGGGCGGACATCACGCTAAAATAGCGGATTGGCGTCGGCAGAAGTCTTTAGAGCTGACGTTCAGGTTAAGGCCGGACTTAATTGAATCGGCTAGAGCCAAAGGGTTGCTAACCCGAGAAGATGAACAATTTCTTCGCTCTCTGTAA
- the rimM gene encoding ribosome maturation factor RimM (Essential for efficient processing of 16S rRNA) yields MSTPSLNDLIELGAISEAQGLQGQVKVRPHSSEPVALLSSKSIWLSLIPRREAGVSASLEQASLTQYKVKCAKMHSGNVVLTLDGITDRDQALALKGSRILVARDAFPKADSDSYYWVDLIGCNAVNLQGEVLGEVIDVTENGAHGVIAVGDAESKTAKYLVPFVKEVVQNVDLPNKTITLDWQSDWQ; encoded by the coding sequence ATGAGTACGCCTTCCCTGAATGATTTAATTGAACTTGGTGCCATATCTGAGGCGCAAGGTTTACAAGGTCAAGTGAAGGTAAGACCTCACTCATCAGAGCCTGTAGCACTTCTCTCTTCTAAATCTATTTGGTTGTCTCTGATCCCTCGTAGGGAAGCGGGCGTTTCTGCGTCGCTAGAGCAAGCTTCTTTGACGCAATACAAAGTGAAATGCGCCAAGATGCATAGCGGTAATGTGGTGCTTACTCTGGATGGGATCACTGATCGTGATCAGGCGCTCGCATTAAAAGGTTCTCGTATCTTGGTGGCACGCGATGCGTTTCCAAAGGCAGATAGTGATTCCTATTATTGGGTTGATCTGATTGGCTGCAATGCAGTCAATTTGCAAGGCGAAGTGCTTGGTGAGGTGATTGATGTCACCGAGAATGGCGCTCATGGCGTTATTGCTGTCGGCGATGCAGAATCCAAGACAGCCAAGTACTTAGTTCCCTTTGTCAAAGAAGTAGTGCAAAACGTCGACTTGCCAAATAAAACGATTACTCTTGATTGGCAGTCTGACTGGCAATAA
- the rpsP gene encoding 30S ribosomal protein S16, with protein MVVIRLARGGSKKRPFYSIVATDKRNRRDSNFIERIGYFNPQAAATEQAMRIAQDRLTYWTGVGAQISPTVVRLIKNNPAV; from the coding sequence ATGGTCGTCATTCGACTGGCACGCGGCGGTTCTAAGAAGCGCCCTTTTTACAGCATTGTTGCTACTGATAAACGCAACCGTCGCGACTCGAATTTTATCGAGCGTATCGGTTACTTCAACCCACAAGCAGCGGCAACTGAGCAAGCAATGCGTATTGCTCAAGATCGTCTGACTTATTGGACTGGTGTTGGCGCACAGATTTCCCCAACAGTAGTTCGTTTAATCAAAAACAATCCAGCTGTTTAA
- a CDS encoding META domain-containing protein: MVLKSRLLDSLRKPSKGFFLALSCLSLGLFGGCANVIPPCGAKISPPSSELKNTKWELTRWNLPPNSNGEVRVRQIPQGDASNPIQIIFDSSGQRLSGSTGCNRFTASLDEDARGFSLKQIASTKMACSPQRMELENDFLYELNDYRSIVRNGDQLLMIGTDREVLSFTQKPNNNK; this comes from the coding sequence ATGGTCCTTAAATCCAGACTTTTAGACTCCCTCAGAAAGCCATCAAAAGGGTTCTTTCTGGCACTTTCTTGCCTAAGCCTTGGACTTTTCGGTGGCTGTGCAAACGTCATCCCTCCTTGCGGGGCAAAAATCAGCCCACCGAGCAGCGAACTCAAAAATACCAAATGGGAGCTTACCCGTTGGAACTTGCCCCCCAATAGCAACGGAGAAGTGCGCGTCCGCCAAATTCCACAAGGCGATGCCAGCAACCCCATTCAAATCATTTTTGATTCCAGCGGGCAACGTCTGAGTGGCTCAACAGGATGTAATCGGTTTACCGCAAGCCTTGATGAAGATGCGCGCGGGTTTTCTCTTAAGCAAATTGCTAGCACCAAGATGGCTTGCAGCCCACAGCGCATGGAATTGGAAAATGATTTCCTCTATGAGTTAAATGACTATCGCAGCATTGTGCGCAATGGCGATCAATTACTGATGATCGGCACCGATCGTGAAGTACTCAGCTTTACTCAAAAACCAAACAACAATAAATAA